The Erigeron canadensis isolate Cc75 chromosome 4, C_canadensis_v1, whole genome shotgun sequence genome window below encodes:
- the LOC122598433 gene encoding uncharacterized protein LOC122598433 codes for MSAESGKELGLPKSNSSCISSLRQQLARTTLRNVRSKGHTYVDLREDNKKKPVFFCVLCLSPCHSDSVLHDHLRGNLHKKMYQAAKSTLLKDTQNPWPFNDGMLFFHTPTNDNQTHCLLTTSNPDLESNLLDNNSLAIVTANTTKERNQTDEESLDDDNGYHLIIPDVLHKDKVSDLEVSCIGLGKIAARCYQKDGFTKGIQRIWCEWVGDCYPDHGEEDIIIPEHDFAIVLFAFDYDMGRKGLLDDMLLLPSSYTRPALEQHRNTDNDNNSSRNNNEIKGGKKRKSFSDPEDVSESLSNQYESSGEEYPASRGSSSNNIISGYGDNSLQSRLIPNRSVRKELRVHRRLASERVCDICQHKMLPGKDVATLLNMKTGRIVCSSRNLNGAFHVFHISCLIHWVLFCEYEVYTKQLIGSKVKKRSRRKKGATKVVEAEEEIKKQIYSPFCPECQGTGIDIDGDELEKPTVSLSEMFKYKMKASDGHREYMKCPEMLQNCSTGFYFPPQSEETLQENLSPLKIVRFYRATD; via the exons ATGTCTGCTGAAAGTGGTAAGGAGTTAGGGTTACCCAAAAGTAATAGTAGTTGCATTAGCAGTTTAAGACAACAGTTGGCTAGAACCACGTTGCGTAATGTAAGATCGAAAGGTCATACCTATGTCGACCTCAGGGAAGATAACAAGAAGAAGCCTGTCTTCTTTTGTGTTCTATGTCTGTCTCCCTGTCACAGTGATTCCGTGCTGCATGATCATCTGCGTGGTAATCTTCATAAGAAGATGTATCAAGCTGCTAAGTCGACATTGCTCAAAGATACTCAGAATCCTTGGCCGTTTAACGATGGGATGCTTTTCTTTCACACCCCCACTAATGATAATCAAACTCATTGCCTACTTACAACTTCAAATCCCGACCTTGAAAGTAATCTGCTGGATAATAACAGTCTTGCAATTGTTACTGCCAACACAACCAAAGAAAGAAATCAAACTGACGAGGAATCActtgatgatgataatggttATCATTTGATTATTCCGGATGTGCTGCATAAGGATAAAGTTTCTGATTTGGAAGTTAGCTGTATAGGTCTTGGCAAAATTGCTGCTAGGTGTTACCAAAAGGATGGCTTTACAAAAGGAATCCAGAGAATCTGGTGTGAATGGGTTGGGGACTGTTATCCAGATCACGGGGAGGAGGATATAATAATACCAGAACATGACTTTGCTATTGTGTTATTTGCATTTGATTACGACATGGGAAGAAAGGGTTTGCTTGATGACATGTTGCTTTTGCCTTCCTCATATACAAGGCCAGCACTGGAACAACATAGGAATactgataatgataataatagtaGTAGGAATAATAATGAGATTAAAGGAGGAAAGAAGAGAAAATCATTTTCAGATCCCGAAGATGTTAGCGAGTCTTTAAGCAATCAATACGAATCCTCCGGGGAAGAATATCCAGCTTCCCGGGGCTCTAGCTCAAATAATATCATAAGTGGATATGGTGATAACTCTCTGCAATCTAGATTGATACCAAACCGTAGTGTGAGGAAAGAATTGAGGGTACATCGTCGTCTAGCTTCAGAAAGAGTATGTGATATCTGTCAGCATAAGATGCTTCCTGGTAAAGATGTGGCCACACTTCTCAACATGAAGACCGGTAGAATTGTGTGCAGCAGCAGAAACTTGAATGGG GCATTTCATGTATTTCACATATCCTGCCTAATTCATTGGGTACTTTTCTGTGAGTATGAAGTGTATACAAAACAACTAATTGGTTCTAAAGTAAAGAAGCGATCTAGAAGGAAGAAAGGTGCTACAAAGGTTGTTGAAGCTGAAGAGGAGATCAAAAAGCAAATATACTCCCCCTTTTGTCCAGAATGCCAGGGGACTGGTATAGACATTGATGGAGATGAGCTAGAGAAACCTACAGTTTCTCTCTCTGAG ATGTTCAAGTATAAGATGAAAGCAAGTGATGGACATAGAGAATATATGAAATGCCCTGAAATGTTGCAAAACTGCTCAACAGGATTTTATTTTCCACCTCAGTCTGAAGAAACATTGCAG GAAAATTTGTCACCACTGAAGATTGTTCGCTTCTATCGTGCTACTGATTAG
- the LOC122596983 gene encoding uncharacterized protein LOC122596983, producing MEAFSNVFQRATNLGLVSGLKLPNYGPCISHLLYADDAIILGSWSHTHIANISRILRCFHLASGLKVNLHKLSFYGINLPPNAIAASIDILNCQIGHFPVTYLGLVVGSNMNLKKHWTPVIQIFENRLSQWKASTLSLGDKITLISFVLDSLPSYYFLLYKAPVCILSKLESIRKSFFGEVLLTGERSRGSLGIELSLQLNQTGLGW from the coding sequence ATGGAGGCATTCTCCAATGTTTTCCAACGTGCCACCAATTTGGGCCTTGTGTCTGGGCTAAAATTACCTAATTACGGCCCATGTATCTCGCATTTGTTATATGCCGACGACGCAATCATTTTGGGCTCCTGGTCACACACCCACATCGCTAACATCTCGAGAATTCTGAGATGCTTTCATTTAGCTTCTGGGCTGAAAGTTAACCTTCATAAGTTGAGTTTCTATGGCATAAACCTCCCTCCAAACGCAATTGCCGCCTCTATCGACATCCTAAACTGCCAAATTGGACACTTCCCGGTGACATATCTTGGACTCGTTGTAGGATCAAATATGAACCTGAAAAAACACTGGACCCCTGTCATCCAAATCTTCGAGAACCGATTGTCACAATGGAAAGCATCCACACTTTCCCTTGGTGACAAAATCACCTTAATCAGTTTCGTGCTTGATAGTCTTCCATCCTACTACTTCTTGCTTTACAAGGCACCAGTGTGTATCCTCTCTAAACTCGAGTCTATTCGGAAATCATTTTTTGGGGAGGTTCTTCTAACAGGAGAAAGATCCCGTGGGTCTCTTGGGATAGAGTTATCTCTCCAATTGAATCAGACGGGCTTGGGTTGGTAA